Proteins encoded together in one Triticum dicoccoides isolate Atlit2015 ecotype Zavitan chromosome 7B, WEW_v2.0, whole genome shotgun sequence window:
- the LOC119340542 gene encoding L-lactate dehydrogenase B-like: MSLMKKEASSLSELGFDADTGAGFFRQVPSSGHDGEMTPPQPCERLTKVSVIGAGNVGMAIAQTILTQGLADEIALVDAEADRVRGEMLDLQHAAAFLPRVRIVAGTDVLELTRGSDLAIITVPRETTAASRMDQLRRNVGLLREVVPAVAEGSPESLLLVVSNPVDVLTYAAWKLSGFPSSRVMGSGTDLDSARLRCLLAEHLGVGAQDVQAYMVGEHGDGALALWSSVRVGGMPVMSYLQKTHSSFDAKALEGIRRAVVGGAREVIGLKGYTSWAIGYSVASLARSLLRDQRRVHPVSVLAKGFVPGDAHEVFLSLPARLGRRGVLGVAAELELTGDEETTLRRSAETLWGYCLWLGL, encoded by the coding sequence atgagcctgatgaagaaggaggCGTCCTCGCTGTCCGAGCTCGGCTTCGACGCCGACACCGGCGCTGGCTTCTTCCGCCAGGTTCCATCGTCCGGCCACGATGGGGAAATGACCCCGCCGCAGCCGTGTGAGCGGCTCACCAAGGTCTCCGTTATCGGCGCCGGCAACGTGGGCATGGCCATCGCGCAGACCATCCTCACGCAGGGCCTCGCCGACGAGATCGCGCTCGTGGACGCCGAGGCCGACAGAGTCCGCGGCGAGATGCTGGACCTGCAGCACGCCGCGGCGTTCCTCCCGCGCGTCCGCATCGTCGCCGGCACCGACGTGCTTGAGCTCACCAGAGGGTCCGACCTAGCCATCATCACGGTGCCCAGGGAGACGACGGCGGCGTCGAGGATGGACCAGCTGAGGAGGAACGTGGGGCTGCTGAGGGAGGTCGTGCCGGCGGTGGCGGAGGGGTCGCCGGAGTCGCTTCTGCTGGTGGTGTCGAACCCGGTGGACGTGCTGACGTACGCGGCGTGGAAGCTGTCGGGGTTCCCGTCGAGCCGCGTGATGGGCTCCGGCACGGACCTCGACTCCGCCAGGCTGCGGTGCCTCCTGGCCGAGCACCTCGGCGTGGGCGCGCAGGACGTGCAGGCGTACATGGTCGGCGAGCACGGAGACGGCGCGCTGGCGCTGTGGTCGAGCGTCCGCGTCGGCGGCATGCCGGTGATGAGCTACCTCCAGAAGACCCACTCGTCGTTCGATGCAAAGGCTTTGGAGGGGATCCGGCGGGCGGTGGTGGGCGGCGCGCGAGAGGTGATCGGGCTCAAGGGGTACACGTCGTGGGCCATCGGCTACTCGGTGGCCAGCCTGGCCAGGTCGCTCCTCCGCGACCAGCGGCGCGTCCACCCGGTGTCGGTGCTCGCCAAGGGGTTCGTCCCCGGCGATGCCCACGAGGTCTTCCTTAGCCTCCCGGCCAGGCTCGGGCGCCGCGGCGTGCTCGGGGTCGCCGCGGAGCTGGAGCTCACCGGCGACGAAGAAACGACGCTCCGCCGGTCCGCCGAGACGCTCTGGGGCTACTGTCTGTGGCTCGGCCTATAA